The proteins below come from a single Miscanthus floridulus cultivar M001 chromosome 1, ASM1932011v1, whole genome shotgun sequence genomic window:
- the LOC136526101 gene encoding transportin MOS14-like, which produces MEAQATATVKEALAALYHHPDAAIRTAADRWLQEFQHTLDAWQVADSLLHDESSNLETLIFCSQTLRSKVQRDFEELPSEAFRSLQDSLYVLLKKFNKGPQKVRTQICIAIAALAVHVPVEDWGAGGIVNWLSDEMKAHPEFIPGFLELLIVLPQETSSYKIAARPERRRQFEIDLCSSANVTIDLLTACMAIDQLKEQVLEGFSSWLRFCHGISASELASHPLVHLALSSLNSDQFLEAAVNVTSELIHATVSHGSGTIAEQMPLIQILVPHIMGLKEQLKDPSKDEEDVKAIARLYADMGESYVDLIATGSDDSIQIVNALLEVTSHLEFDISSMTFNFWHCLKRNLIKRDSYVSYGSEVAIEAEKNRRLQIFRPKFETLVSLVSFRVEYPEDYHTFSEEDRRDFRHVRYAVSDVLLDATEVLGGDSTLKLLSTKLAQAYGSCNNEQNPKWQPVEAALFCIQAIARSVSIEEREILPQVMLLLPCLPHHEQLLRTVCSTIGAFSKWIDAAPAELSILPPLVDILNKGMNTSEDTAAAASMAFKYICEDCRRKFSGSLDSLFQIYHVAISGVGGYKVSSEDSLHLVEALSVVITTLPPESASRALELICQPVINPLQELIQQGDQVLQQVPARHLTVHIDRLSSIFSNVKQPELVAEAVYRYWPTLKSIFDQRAWDTRTMESICQSCKFAVRTCGRVMGMTIGAMLEEIQTLYQQHKQSCFLYLSSEVIKIFGSDPSCAGYLTSLIQILFSHTVQLLRTIQDFTARPDIADDCYLLASRCIRYCPDLFIPTEMFQRLVDCAMAGITIQHREACKSILCFLSDVFDLPNSSDGGQYREVINTIILQRGATLTRIMIAALTGALPSGRLEEVSYVLLSLSRAFGENMLNWARESINLIPPQALTDAERLRFFNIISDAASGSSLHTITDRFGEISDVCRRNKTVQDLVQSALRPHDLTFTVVPQQM; this is translated from the exons GTAGCTGACAGTTTACTTCATGATGAAAGCAGTAATTTGGAAACTCTCATCTTTTGTTCTCAGACCCTCAGAAGCAAG GTACAAAGGGACTTTGAAGAGTTACCCTCGGAAGCTTTTCGATCATTACAGGATTCTTTATAT GTATTGCTGAAAAAGTTTAATAAGGGACCACAAAAAGTTAGAACACAG ATTTGTATTGCAATTGCTGCTCTGGCTGTGCATGTACCTGTAGAGGACTGGGGAGCTGGTGGAATTGTGAATTGGCTAAGCGATGAAATGAAAGCTCATCCAGAATTTATTCCAGGCTTCCTTGAACTGCTTATAGTTTTGCCACAG GAAACTTCTAGTTATAAAATCGCGGCTCGTCCTGAAAGGCGCAGACAATTTGAGATTGACCTTTGTTCATCTGCTAATGTTACTATTGATTTATTAACTGCTTGCATGGCCATTGATCAGCTGAAAGAACAG GTTTTGGAGGGTTTTTCTTCTTGGCTTCGTTTCTGTCATGG AATCTCTGCCTCTGAACTCGCATCACATCCTTTGGTCCATTTGGCACTCTCTTCATTGAACTCTGATCAATTCTTGGAGGCAGCTGTAAATG TTACATCTGAACTGATACATGCTACTGTATCTCATGGCTCTGGTACTATTGCTGAGCAAATGCCGCTCATTCAAATTCTTGTCCCTCATATTATGGGTCTGAAAGAGCAGCTCAAAGATCCATCTAAG GATGAAGAAGATGTAAAAGCTATTGCTCGTTTATATGCAGACATGGGTGAATCCTATGTTGACTTGATTGCCACAG GTTCAGATGATTCAATTCAAATAGTAAACGCATTGCTAGAAGTTACTTCTCATCTGGAATTTGATATTTCCTCTATGACGTTTAATTTCTGGCACTGTCTTAAGCGTAACCTGATCAAGAG GGACTCTTATGTATCATATGGATCAGAGGTGGCAATTGAAGCTGAGAAAAACAGAAGATTACAAATATTTCGTCCAAAGTTTGAAACTCTGGTGTCTCTG GTCAGTTTCCGAGTTGAATACCCTGAGGACTACCACACCTTTTCCGAGGAAGACCGCAGGGATTTTAGACATGTTAGATATG CTGTTAGTGATGTGCTACTTGATGCAACTGAAGTTCTTGGGGGTGACTCGACGCTAAAACTACTTTCCACCAAGCTAGCTCAG GCATATGGGAGCTGCAACAATGAGCAGAACCCCAAGTGGCAACCTGTAGAGGCTGCCCTGTTCTGTATACAAGCAATTGCAAGATCAGTCTCAATTGAGGAGCGAGAAATTTTACCACAG GTTATGTTACTGCTTCCCTGCCTTCCTCACCATGAGCAGTTGCTACGAACAG TTTGTTCGACCATTGGAGCATTTTCAAAATGGATTGATGCTGCACCAGCTGAATTATCTATTCTACCACCTCTAGTTGATATTCTCAATAAGGGTATGAATACATCAGAGGATACAGCTGCGGCTGCTTCTATGGCCTTTAAGTACATATGTGAAG ACTGTAGGAGAAAGTTCTCAGGGTCCCTGGATAGCCTCTTCCAGATATACCATGTTGCAATTAGTGGAGTTGGTGGTTATAAAGTTTCTTCAGAGGACTCATTGCATTTGGTTGAAGCCCTAAG TGTGGTTATTACAACGCTTCCACCAGAATCTGCTAGTAGAGCCCTGGAGTTAATCTGCCAGCCAGTAATCAATCCCTTGCAA GAATTAATCCAGCAAGGTGATCAAGTTCTTCAACAAGTCCCTGCTCGGCATTTAACTGTACATATAGACCGACTATCAAGCATTTTCAG CAATGTGAAACAACCAGAACTAGTTGCTGAAGCTGTATATAGATATTGGCCGACACTCAAGAGTATCTTTGATCA ACGAGCATGGGATACCCGTACCATGGAGTCAATATGCCAATCTTGCAAATTTGCT GTAAGGACATGTGGAAGGGTCATGGGAATGACGATTGGTGCAATGCTTGAAGAAATCCAAACTCTCTACCAACAACACAAACAGTCTTGCTTCCTTTACTTGTCCAGTGAAGTTATCAAG ATTTTTGGATCTGATCCATCTTGTGCGGGCTATCTTACTAGCTTGATACAAATACTTTTCAGCCATACAGTGCAGCTTCTCAGAACGATTCAA GATTTTACAGCCAGACCAGATATAGCTGATGATTGCTATTTGTTAGCATCAAGATGTATTCGTTACTGTCCTGATCTATTTATACCTACAGAAATGTTTCAAAGATTGGTTGACTGCGCAATGGCTGGTATAACTATACAGCACAG GGAAGCCTGTAAATCGATATTGTGTTTTCTATCTGATGtctttgaccttccaaactcatcTGACGGGGGACAGTACCGTGAAGTTATTAACACAATCATACTTCAGCGTGGTGCAACCCTTACTAGAATAATGATTGCTGCCTTAACTGGGGCGCTACCATCTGGTCGTCTGGAGGAG GTTTCTTATGTTCTGCTGTCACTTAGCAGAGCCTTTGGTGAGAACATGCTGAACTGGGCAAGGGAAAGCATTAATCTTATACCACCACAAGCCCTAACAGATGCAGAACGTTTGCGTTTCTTCAACATCATATCTGATGCTGCTTCCGGATCTAGTCTTCATACCATAACAGATAGATTTGGAGAAATCTCAGATGTTTGTAGACGAAACAAAACAGTGCAAGACCTAGTTCAAAGTGCCTTGCGGCCTCACGATTTGACCTTCACGGTGGTTCCACAACAGATGTGA